One Bufo gargarizans isolate SCDJY-AF-19 chromosome 3, ASM1485885v1, whole genome shotgun sequence DNA segment encodes these proteins:
- the STARD10 gene encoding START domain-containing protein 10 — MSRDSVQIPDDQDFQNFRTDCHSEAGWTLTYNKSGITVWVQVLEEERALHKIKCRMECKAVSAEVLYDVLHDVEYRKKWDTNVIETFDIGRLTANADIGYYSWKCPKPLKNRDVITLRSWLPMGKDYIIMNYSVRHAKYPPKKDLVRAVSIQTGYLIQGGGPSNCTLIYLAQVDPRGSLPKWVVNKSSQFLAPKAMKKMYKACLKYPDWKKKHNPQQKPWLYPEQSVLPTISLSEVSVQHADSLENIDESCVAETKDDRGEGSDEDSVN, encoded by the exons ATGTCCAGGGACAGCGTGCAGATCCCCGACGACCAGGACTTCCAGAACTTCAGGACGGACTGTCACTCCGAGGCTGGGTGGACCCTGACCTATAACAAGTCCGGGATCACCGTGTGGGTGCAGGTCCTGGAGGAGGAGAGGGCGCTGCACAAGATCAAG TGCCGGATGGAATGTAAAGCTGTCTCCGCTGAGGTTCTCTATGACGTTCTACATGATGTGGAATATAGGAAGAAATGGGACACCAACGTCATTGAGACGTTTGATATCGGGAGACTGACCGCCAATGCGGATATTGGGTATTACTCAT GGAAGTGTCCGAAACCATTAAAGAACCGAGATGTCATCACACTGCGCTCCTGGCTGCCAATGGGGAAGGATTACATCATCATGAACTACTCTGTGAGACATGCG AAATACCCCCCGAAAAAGGACCTGGTGAGAGCAGTGTCCATCCAGACAGGCTACCTCATCCAGGGAGGGGGCCCCAGCAACTGTACCCTCATTTACCTGGCCCAGGTGGACCCCAGAG GGTCTTTGCCGAAGTGGGTGGTGAACAAGTCGTCACAGTTCCTGGCACCAAAA GCCATGAAGAAGATGTATAAGGCTTGCCTGAAGTATCCGGACTGGAAGAAGAAGCACAACCCCCAACAGAAGCCCTGGCTGTACCCCGAGCAGAGCGTCCTGCCGACCATCAGCCTGTCGGAGGTGTCCGTCCAGCACGCCGACTCGCTGGAGAACATAGACGAGAGCTGTGTGGCAGAGACCAAGGACGACCGGGGGGAGGGCAGCGACGAGGACAGCGTCAACTGA